The Kribbella shirazensis genomic interval CGTGGTCGTGGTCGACGCGACCCGGCTGGAGCGCCACCTGGGCCTCGTACTCCAGATCCTGCAGGTCACCCACCACGTCGTGGTCGCGCTGAATCTGGTCGACGAGGCCGAGCGACATGGAATCGTTGTCGACACCAGACGGCTGGCGCGCTCACTCGGCGTACCCGTGGTCGCTACCGCGGCGCGGCGAGGTCGCGGGATCGCCGATCTGATGTCGTCGGTCGAATCGGTGGCAACCGGCAGTTTCACATCCCGGGTGCGTCGGCCGCCGAACGAGGATCTTTCCGACGACGATGCGGCCCTGGTGGTGTTCGCCGAGGCGGACCGGATCGCGCGGTTCTGCGTCCGGACGGAAGGCCGACGGGTTCGTCAGCGCGTCGACGGTGCGCTCGATCGCGTGCTGACCCACCGCGTGTGGGGCTTCGTCGTGATGGCGTTGCTGTTCTTCGCCGTCTTCTGGTTCACCATCGCCGGTGCCGCCGTACCGTCCGACCTGCTCTATCGGCTGCTCGTGCAGGACGGACACGCCGTCGTACGTGACCTGCTCGGTGGTGCGCCGTGGTGGCTGACCGGGCTCGTCGCGGACGGCGTCTACCTCGGCACCGCCTGGGTGATCGCGGTCATGCTGCCACCGATGGCGATCTTCTTTCCGTTGTTCACCCTGCTGGAGGACTTCGGTTACCTGCCGCGGGTGGCCTTCAACCTGGATCGGCTGTTCGCCGCTGCCGGTGCCCATGGCAAGCAGTCGCTGACGATGATGATGGGCTACGGCTGCAACGCGGCCGGGGTGACTGCGACCCGCATCATCGACAGTCCGCGGGAACGCCTGATCGCCGTCATCACGAACAACTTCAGCATCTGCAACGGACGCTGGCCGACCCTGATCCTGATGGGCACCATCTTCATCGGGCAGCTGGCTCCGCCCGGTGCCGCCGGGCTGGTGGCCGCCGCGAGTGTGGTCCTCGTAGCGGTCCTCGGCATCGTTATGACCCTGGTGGTGTCGTGGATGCTGTCGAAGACCGTTCTTCGCGGCGCGACCTCGGTCTACTCGCTCGAGCTTCCGCCGTACCGGCCGCCGCAGGTCCTGCGCACGATCTACACCAGCATCATCGACCGAACTCTCAAGGTGCTGCGCAGGGCCGTGGTCATGGCCGCGCCGGCCGGTGCGGTCATCTGGCTGATCGGCAACGTCGACGTCGTGGGGGAGAGCCTCGCAGCGCACCTCGTGCACGGGTTGGATCCGCTGGGGCTCGCGCTCGGCCTGAACGGCGTCATCCTGCTCGCATACGTCGTCGCGATACCGGCCAACGAGATCATCATCCCGGCGATCCTGCTGCTGACGATGACGGTCGGGCCGGTCGACTTCGGCGTACCGGGTGGTGTGCTGCTGGAGCTCGGTGACGCCGAGACCGCGTCCGTGTTGATCGAAGCCGGTGGCTGGACGCTCCTGACCGGTGTCAATCTGATGCTCTTCAGCCTGCTGCACAACCCGTGCAGCACGACCGTTCTGACCATCTGGAAGGAAACCAGGAGTCTCAAATGGACGGCCACGGCGACCTTGCTGCCGTTGGCTCTCGCCTTCCTTGTCACGTTCCTGACCGCCACCGCGGCACGGCTGACATGACGCAGCCCACGAAGCCTCAGCTGGACGCTGCGTGCCAGACCCTTGCGCTGCTCGTCGCTCCGGTACGGCTTCATCTGCTGTGGCTGGCGACTGTCGGCGAGCACGACGTGGGGACGCTGGCCGAGCGGGCCGGGGTGAGCATCACCACCGCCAGCCAGCATCTGGCCAAGTTGCGCCTCGCCGGTTTGATCACCGCCAGCCGTGAGGGCCGCCGCCAGATCTACTCCGTCGACGATCCCCATGTCCTCGTCCTCATCGAGCAGATCATCGACCACATCGCCCCGGACGGAACCGTCGCGCCCGACGCTCCGAAGCACCCCCGAGGCGGCGGTCCGCGGTCCGTCATGGTTCCGTCCTGACGGCGGGCGAGCGGAAGACCTCGCCTGGGACGACGTCCGCGCTGTCGGCAGCCGGATCTGGCACTGGAAGTTCCGGAACCGGTGACCTCTTGACAGTGGTTGTGGGTTGTTCGTAGGTTCCTGCGCATACGTAAGAGCACGCCTCTGCTGGTGCTTAATCGAGTGCTCATACGTATGAACAATCAACTTCTCGTGGTGGGAGTGATGTCATGCGCTGG includes:
- the feoB gene encoding ferrous iron transporter B, with the protein product MSHDCVSCALNPQRLEVVAGSHDFVVVVAGNPNTGKSTVFNALTGLRQRSGNWPGTTVTRAEGGYRHNGRGYKVVDLPGVYSLRSATGEEDVARAYLENGIHDVTVVVVDATRLERHLGLVLQILQVTHHVVVALNLVDEAERHGIVVDTRRLARSLGVPVVATAARRGRGIADLMSSVESVATGSFTSRVRRPPNEDLSDDDAALVVFAEADRIARFCVRTEGRRVRQRVDGALDRVLTHRVWGFVVMALLFFAVFWFTIAGAAVPSDLLYRLLVQDGHAVVRDLLGGAPWWLTGLVADGVYLGTAWVIAVMLPPMAIFFPLFTLLEDFGYLPRVAFNLDRLFAAAGAHGKQSLTMMMGYGCNAAGVTATRIIDSPRERLIAVITNNFSICNGRWPTLILMGTIFIGQLAPPGAAGLVAAASVVLVAVLGIVMTLVVSWMLSKTVLRGATSVYSLELPPYRPPQVLRTIYTSIIDRTLKVLRRAVVMAAPAGAVIWLIGNVDVVGESLAAHLVHGLDPLGLALGLNGVILLAYVVAIPANEIIIPAILLLTMTVGPVDFGVPGGVLLELGDAETASVLIEAGGWTLLTGVNLMLFSLLHNPCSTTVLTIWKETRSLKWTATATLLPLALAFLVTFLTATAARLT
- a CDS encoding ArsR/SmtB family transcription factor, coding for MTQPTKPQLDAACQTLALLVAPVRLHLLWLATVGEHDVGTLAERAGVSITTASQHLAKLRLAGLITASREGRRQIYSVDDPHVLVLIEQIIDHIAPDGTVAPDAPKHPRGGGPRSVMVPS